Proteins from a single region of Streptomyces sp. Tu 3180:
- a CDS encoding menaquinone biosynthesis protein translates to MTEQLAPEAPAPAPTPVRRRRPRVGHIQFLNCLPLFWGLARTGALLDMELRTDTPDGLNDALTAGDLDIGPISLLEFLRHADDLVALPDIAVGSDGDVMSCLIVSQVPLEDLDGQRVALGSTSRTSVRLARLLLAERVGVRPEYYVCPPDLRTMMSEAKAAVVIGDAALRAALHEAPRRGLRVHDLGRMWKDWTGLPFVFAVFAARRDFLAREPELVRRVHAGLLASRDLSLAEVTKVCEQAARWEEFDAATLERYYTTALDFSLGRAQLAGISEFARRVGGDDAGFPPDVVVRLLEPAAS, encoded by the coding sequence ATGACCGAGCAACTCGCCCCCGAGGCACCGGCGCCGGCACCGACCCCGGTGCGCCGGCGCCGGCCCCGGGTGGGACACATCCAGTTCCTCAACTGCCTGCCGCTGTTCTGGGGGCTGGCCCGCACCGGCGCCCTCCTGGACATGGAGCTGCGCACCGACACCCCGGACGGCCTCAACGACGCGCTGACCGCGGGCGACCTCGACATCGGTCCGATCAGTCTGCTGGAGTTCCTGCGGCACGCGGACGACCTGGTGGCCCTGCCGGACATCGCGGTCGGCAGCGACGGCGACGTGATGTCCTGTCTGATCGTCAGTCAGGTGCCGCTGGAGGACCTCGACGGTCAGCGCGTCGCGCTGGGCTCGACCAGCCGCACCTCCGTGCGCCTGGCGCGGCTGCTGCTGGCCGAGCGCGTCGGGGTGCGTCCCGAGTACTACGTCTGCCCGCCCGACCTGCGCACCATGATGTCCGAGGCGAAGGCCGCCGTGGTCATCGGTGACGCGGCGCTGCGCGCGGCCCTGCACGAGGCGCCGAGGAGGGGGCTGCGGGTGCACGACCTGGGCCGGATGTGGAAGGACTGGACGGGTCTGCCCTTCGTCTTCGCCGTCTTCGCGGCCCGTCGCGACTTCCTGGCCCGGGAACCGGAGCTGGTGCGCCGGGTCCACGCCGGTCTGCTCGCCTCCCGCGACCTGTCGCTGGCCGAGGTGACCAAGGTGTGCGAACAGGCCGCCCGGTGGGAGGAGTTCGACGCCGCGACGCTGGAGCGCTACTACACCACGGCGCTCGACTTCAGCCTCGGCCGGGCCCAGCTCGCCGGCATCTCCGAGTTCGCCCGCCGGGTCGGCGGCGACGACGCGGGTTTCCCGCCCGACGTCGTGGTCCGGCTGCTCGAACCCGCTGCTTCCTGA